The Streptomyces sp. Alt3 genome has a segment encoding these proteins:
- a CDS encoding helix-turn-helix domain-containing protein — translation MDDKEALRVGAAVRRRRRTLGLTLAAVAGRSGLSVPFLSQIENERARPSPRSLDRVAQALETTTERLRAAADSARAVDVVRAGDGDGVRRLVRGRHQLSALEFIGEPDLGREFQHRNDEVMYVVEGAVEIEAEGQAHRLGKGDTLFLSGGVRHRWRATVPGTRLLVVSVAEHIDATYDSRR, via the coding sequence ATGGACGACAAGGAAGCCCTTCGAGTGGGTGCCGCGGTCCGCCGACGCCGCAGGACCCTCGGACTCACCCTGGCCGCGGTGGCCGGGCGCAGCGGACTGTCCGTACCGTTCCTCAGCCAGATCGAGAACGAACGGGCCAGACCCAGCCCCCGGTCCCTGGACCGGGTGGCGCAGGCGCTGGAGACCACGACCGAGCGGCTGCGGGCCGCGGCGGACTCGGCGCGCGCCGTGGACGTCGTGCGGGCGGGCGACGGGGACGGCGTGCGCCGGCTGGTGCGCGGACGGCATCAGCTCAGCGCCCTGGAGTTCATCGGCGAGCCGGACCTGGGGCGCGAGTTCCAGCACCGCAACGACGAGGTGATGTACGTCGTGGAGGGCGCGGTCGAGATCGAGGCCGAAGGGCAGGCCCACCGGCTGGGCAAGGGCGACACCCTCTTCCTCTCCGGCGGGGTCAGGCACCGGTGGCGGGCGACCGTACCGGGCACCCGGCTGCTGGTCGTCTCGGTCGCCGAGCACATCGACGCGACGTACGACTCGCGCCGCTGA
- a CDS encoding TDT family transporter, producing MATFLWSRTPVSRPLAPRLPSLRHLGPNWYATVMGTAIVATAGAALPVDVPGLRAGCVAVWALSAVLLAVVTTARAGHWVLHRDQARAHLLDPAVAPFHGCVSMALLAVGAGTLVVGRDVIGHQAAVAVDVLLFTAGTVAGLAAAVAIPYLMVVRHRLAPGTASPVWLLPLVAPMVSAAVGPLLVPELAPGQGREALLLACYAMFGLSLLATLVVVPLVFARLVHEGPLPLALTPTLFLVLGPLGQSTTAVNQLADVAPGAVPAPYASAFGAFAVLYGVPVMGFALLWLALSTAMVVRAMRRGMRFTMTWWGFTFPVGTCVTGAAGLARHTGLEAFTWLALALYALLVTAWAVAGVRTLGGLFSGTLLAAPRPPRPATVRTT from the coding sequence ATGGCCACCTTTCTGTGGAGCCGGACCCCCGTGTCCCGCCCCCTCGCCCCGCGGCTCCCGTCCCTGCGGCACCTCGGACCCAACTGGTACGCGACGGTCATGGGCACAGCGATCGTGGCCACGGCCGGTGCGGCGCTGCCCGTCGACGTGCCTGGGCTGCGGGCCGGGTGCGTGGCGGTGTGGGCCCTGTCGGCGGTGCTGCTGGCCGTCGTGACGACGGCGCGTGCCGGGCACTGGGTCCTCCACCGTGACCAGGCCCGCGCCCATCTCCTGGATCCGGCCGTCGCCCCGTTCCACGGCTGCGTGTCCATGGCGCTGCTCGCCGTCGGCGCGGGCACGCTGGTGGTCGGCCGGGACGTCATCGGGCATCAGGCGGCCGTCGCCGTGGACGTGCTGCTGTTCACGGCGGGCACGGTCGCGGGCCTCGCGGCCGCCGTGGCGATCCCCTACCTCATGGTCGTGCGCCACCGCCTCGCGCCGGGCACCGCGTCGCCGGTGTGGCTGCTGCCCCTGGTGGCCCCGATGGTCTCGGCCGCGGTCGGCCCGCTGCTGGTCCCCGAGCTCGCGCCCGGGCAGGGGCGCGAGGCGCTCCTGCTCGCCTGTTACGCGATGTTCGGACTGTCCCTGCTGGCGACCCTGGTGGTCGTCCCGCTGGTCTTCGCGCGGCTGGTCCACGAGGGTCCCCTGCCGCTCGCGCTGACCCCGACGCTGTTCCTGGTGCTCGGGCCGCTGGGCCAGTCCACGACGGCCGTCAACCAGCTGGCCGATGTCGCGCCGGGCGCTGTCCCCGCGCCGTACGCCTCGGCCTTCGGCGCCTTCGCGGTGCTGTACGGCGTGCCTGTCATGGGGTTCGCCCTGCTGTGGCTGGCCCTCTCCACCGCGATGGTGGTCCGCGCGATGCGCAGGGGCATGCGCTTCACGATGACCTGGTGGGGATTCACCTTCCCGGTCGGTACGTGTGTCACCGGCGCCGCGGGGCTGGCCCGGCACACCGGGCTGGAGGCGTTCACCTGGCTGGCCCTGGCGCTCTACGCCCTGCTGGTGACCGCCTGGGCCGTCGCCGGCGTGCGGACGCTGGGCGGCCTGTTCAGCGGAACGCTGCTCGCAGCACCCCGGCCGCCTCGGCCCGCGACGGTCCGCACCACGTGA
- a CDS encoding LysR family transcriptional regulator, protein MSSPLPPPPSLTHRVPDLGAMVLLLAVARHGSLGRAAREVGISQPAASGRIRSMERQLGVALLDRSPRGSRLTDAGALVTDWARRVVEAAEAFDAGAQALRDRRDSRLRVAASMTIAEYLLPGWLIALRADRPGTAVSLLAGNSAAVALRLLAGEADLGFVEGLSIPEGLDGTVIAHDRLVVVVAPSHPWARRDRLTPGELAGTPLILREHGSGTRQVLDAALAVHGGLARPLLELSSTTAVKGAAESGAGPCVLSELALGEELSARRLVKVPVVGVRLRRQLRAVWPAGHRPTGPARDLLSLTARETGT, encoded by the coding sequence ATGTCCAGCCCCCTGCCCCCGCCCCCCTCCCTGACCCACCGCGTTCCCGATCTGGGGGCCATGGTGCTGCTGCTCGCCGTCGCGCGGCACGGGAGCCTGGGCAGGGCGGCACGGGAGGTCGGCATCAGCCAGCCCGCCGCCTCCGGCCGCATCCGGTCGATGGAGCGGCAGCTCGGCGTCGCGCTCCTGGACCGTTCACCGCGCGGATCACGGCTGACGGACGCGGGCGCCCTCGTCACCGACTGGGCGCGCCGGGTCGTCGAGGCCGCCGAGGCGTTCGACGCGGGGGCGCAGGCGCTCCGGGACCGGCGGGACTCCCGGCTGCGGGTGGCGGCCAGCATGACCATCGCGGAGTACCTGCTGCCGGGCTGGCTGATCGCGCTGCGGGCCGACCGCCCGGGGACCGCGGTCTCCCTGCTCGCGGGCAACTCGGCGGCGGTCGCCCTGCGGCTGCTGGCCGGTGAGGCGGACCTGGGCTTCGTCGAGGGCCTCTCGATACCGGAGGGGCTCGACGGCACCGTCATCGCGCACGACCGGCTCGTCGTCGTGGTCGCACCCTCCCACCCGTGGGCGCGCCGGGACCGGCTGACCCCCGGGGAACTCGCCGGGACCCCGCTGATCCTCCGTGAGCACGGCTCGGGCACCCGTCAGGTCCTGGACGCCGCCCTCGCCGTGCACGGCGGACTGGCCCGTCCGCTGCTCGAACTCTCCTCCACCACCGCGGTGAAGGGGGCTGCCGAGAGCGGCGCCGGCCCCTGCGTGCTGAGTGAACTCGCCCTGGGTGAGGAACTCTCCGCGCGGCGTCTGGTCAAGGTCCCGGTCGTGGGCGTCCGGCTGCGCCGTCAGCTGCGCGCGGTCTGGCCCGCCGGCCACCGGCCCACCGGGCCCGCCCGCGACCTGCTCTCCCTGACCGCCCGTGAGACGGGGACCTGA
- a CDS encoding gamma-glutamyl-gamma-aminobutyrate hydrolase family protein translates to MHEPLIGVTTYLEPAARWGVWELPAAVLPSAYPRLVQRSGGTAALLPPDDPAKAAAVVARMDGLVIAGGADVDPGLYGAERDFRTGPPAYERDTWEVALLRAARADGTPVLGICRGMQLLNVAMGGTLTQHLDGHAGPFGKTGVLGEHAVTPVPGTLYASLVAEETSVPTYHHQAVDLLAPGLVASAHAVDGTVEAVELPGTQWVLGVQWHPEMGDDLRIMRALVAAARRGAAVTSV, encoded by the coding sequence ATGCACGAACCGCTCATCGGCGTCACGACCTATCTGGAGCCGGCGGCTCGCTGGGGCGTCTGGGAACTCCCGGCGGCGGTGCTCCCCTCCGCCTACCCCCGGCTCGTCCAGCGCTCCGGCGGAACGGCCGCGCTCCTGCCGCCGGACGATCCGGCGAAGGCGGCGGCGGTCGTGGCTCGGATGGACGGCCTCGTGATCGCGGGCGGGGCGGACGTCGACCCCGGGCTGTACGGCGCGGAGCGCGACTTCAGGACGGGCCCGCCGGCGTACGAACGCGACACCTGGGAAGTGGCCCTGCTCCGCGCGGCCAGGGCCGACGGCACCCCGGTGCTCGGGATCTGCCGCGGCATGCAGCTGCTGAACGTGGCGATGGGCGGCACCCTGACCCAGCACCTGGACGGGCACGCGGGCCCGTTCGGGAAGACCGGTGTCCTCGGCGAGCACGCGGTGACACCCGTGCCGGGGACGCTGTACGCCTCACTCGTGGCCGAGGAGACGTCCGTACCCACCTACCACCACCAGGCCGTGGACCTGCTCGCGCCGGGGCTGGTGGCCTCCGCGCACGCGGTCGACGGCACCGTGGAGGCGGTCGAACTGCCGGGGACCCAGTGGGTGCTCGGGGTGCAGTGGCACCCCGAGATGGGTGACGACCTCCGCATCATGCGGGCCCTGGTGGCCGCGGCCCGGCGCGGGGCGGCCGTCACATCGGTCTGA
- a CDS encoding FadR/GntR family transcriptional regulator, translated as MADETGESGEPGLLLPALRPVRAGNGFEEALEQILQVVRLGLVPGGGRLPAERELAGLLGISRVTLREVLKVLQDQGLIEARRGRYGGTFVLPRTGPADGDELRRRVADVDIEDVLLFREVLESGAAGLCASRGLDDEGAERLRGALAATHEAPLPDYRRIDTLFHLTLAELSGSPSLSDRYATVRASVNDLLDCIPLLVRNLEHSQHQHTVLVEAVLDGDEEAARAVMREHCAGTAALLRGFLA; from the coding sequence GTGGCGGATGAAACCGGAGAATCCGGGGAACCGGGCCTGCTGCTGCCCGCGCTGCGGCCGGTCCGTGCGGGCAACGGCTTCGAGGAGGCGCTGGAGCAGATCCTCCAGGTGGTCCGGCTCGGCCTGGTGCCCGGCGGCGGGCGGCTGCCGGCGGAGCGGGAGCTGGCCGGGCTCCTCGGCATCAGCCGCGTCACCCTGCGCGAGGTGCTGAAGGTGCTCCAGGACCAGGGCCTGATCGAGGCGAGACGCGGGCGGTACGGCGGGACGTTCGTGCTCCCCCGCACCGGTCCGGCCGACGGCGACGAGCTGCGCCGACGGGTGGCGGACGTCGACATCGAGGACGTCCTGCTGTTCCGCGAGGTCCTGGAGTCGGGGGCGGCCGGGCTCTGCGCGTCGCGCGGCCTCGACGACGAGGGGGCGGAGCGGCTGCGCGGTGCTCTGGCGGCGACACACGAGGCACCTCTGCCCGACTACCGCAGGATCGACACCCTTTTCCATCTGACGCTCGCCGAGCTCTCCGGCTCCCCCTCCCTCTCCGACCGGTACGCGACCGTGCGGGCGAGCGTCAACGACCTCCTGGACTGCATCCCCCTGCTCGTCCGGAACCTCGAACACTCGCAGCATCAGCACACGGTTCTCGTCGAAGCGGTGCTCGACGGCGACGAGGAGGCGGCGCGGGCGGTGATGCGCGAGCACTGCGCGGGGACGGCCGCGCTGCTCCGCGGCTTCCTGGCTTGA
- a CDS encoding glutamine synthetase family protein, with protein MADRTPPLGTDELRVLVERGEIDTVVLAFPDMQGRLQGKRFAASFFLDEVLEHGTEGCNYLLAVDTDMNTVDGFAMSSWSNGYGDFAMRPDLTTLRLIPWHEGTALVMADLSWDDGSPVVAAPRQILRRQLERLAAHGLTAHVGTELEFIVFKDTYEEAWDRDYRGLTPANRYNIDYSVLGTGRVEPLLRRIRNEMAAAGLTVESAKGECNPGQHEIVFRYDEALVTCDQHAVYKTGSKEIAAQEGVALTFMAKFNEREGNSCHIHLSLQDADGRSVMAGEDGAMSPVMKHFLAGQLAALRDFSLLYAPNINSYKRFQPGSFAPTAVAWGHDNRTCALRVVGHGRSMRFENRLPGGDVNPYLAVAGLVAAGLHGIENGLELPDACEGNAYTARYDQVPTSLREAAALWEDSEVAREAFGDDVVAHYRNMARVELEAFDAAVTDWELRRSFERL; from the coding sequence GTGGCAGACCGAACACCCCCGCTGGGGACCGACGAGCTGCGCGTGCTCGTGGAGCGCGGTGAGATCGACACCGTGGTCCTCGCCTTCCCCGACATGCAGGGCAGGCTCCAGGGCAAGCGGTTCGCGGCCTCCTTCTTCCTCGACGAGGTGCTGGAGCACGGCACGGAGGGCTGCAACTACCTGCTGGCCGTCGACACGGACATGAACACCGTCGACGGATTCGCGATGTCCTCCTGGTCCAACGGCTACGGGGACTTCGCGATGCGCCCCGACCTCACGACCCTGCGCCTGATCCCCTGGCACGAGGGGACCGCCCTGGTCATGGCCGACCTCTCCTGGGACGACGGCTCCCCGGTCGTCGCCGCGCCCCGCCAGATCCTCCGGCGGCAGCTGGAGCGGCTCGCCGCACACGGGCTGACCGCCCACGTCGGCACGGAACTCGAGTTCATCGTCTTCAAGGACACCTACGAAGAGGCATGGGACCGCGACTACCGCGGCCTCACCCCGGCCAACCGGTACAACATCGACTACTCGGTCCTCGGCACCGGCCGCGTCGAACCGCTGCTGCGCCGCATCCGCAACGAGATGGCGGCCGCCGGGCTCACTGTCGAGTCCGCCAAGGGGGAGTGCAACCCCGGCCAGCACGAGATCGTCTTCCGCTACGACGAGGCACTCGTCACCTGCGACCAGCACGCCGTCTACAAGACCGGCTCCAAGGAGATCGCCGCGCAGGAGGGCGTCGCGCTGACCTTCATGGCCAAGTTCAACGAGCGCGAGGGCAACTCCTGCCACATCCACCTCTCGCTCCAGGACGCCGACGGGCGCAGCGTCATGGCGGGCGAGGACGGGGCCATGTCCCCGGTGATGAAGCACTTCCTCGCCGGCCAGCTCGCCGCGCTGCGCGACTTCTCCCTGCTGTACGCGCCCAACATCAACTCCTACAAGCGCTTCCAGCCCGGCTCCTTCGCCCCCACCGCCGTCGCCTGGGGCCACGACAACCGCACCTGCGCCCTGCGCGTCGTCGGGCACGGCCGCTCGATGCGCTTCGAGAACCGGCTCCCCGGCGGCGACGTCAACCCCTACCTCGCGGTCGCCGGACTCGTCGCCGCCGGCCTGCACGGCATCGAGAACGGACTGGAGCTCCCCGACGCCTGCGAGGGCAACGCCTACACCGCCCGGTACGACCAGGTCCCCACCTCACTGCGTGAGGCCGCCGCCCTCTGGGAGGACAGCGAGGTGGCCCGGGAGGCCTTCGGCGACGACGTCGTCGCGCACTACCGCAACATGGCACGCGTCGAACTGGAGGCCTTCGACGCAGCGGTGACCGACTGGGAGCTCCGCCGCTCCTTCGAACGCCTGTGA
- a CDS encoding aldehyde dehydrogenase family protein: MIHEHRVLNPATEELVATVPATSAAEVSTAVARAAEAQRTWAALAPADRARLLRRFAVLVDDHGERLARLEVTEAGHTLGNARWEAANVRDLLDYAAGGVERLTGRQIPVPGGIDITFLEPLGVVGVIAPWNFPMPIAAWGVAPALAAGNAVLLKPAETTPLTAQYLARLALEAGLPEHLFQVLPGAGDVTGRALVEHPGVAKIVFTGSTRVGKEIMAGCADRVKRLTLELGGKSPNIVFADADIETAAATAPMSFLDNAGQDCCARTRILVQRSVYDRFLELLVPAVASVVVGDPSDEKTQMGPLISLAQLERVRGFVPDGADGIRGSAPTGPGFWFPPTVLTGVAPDAPVATEEVFGPVAVVLPFEDEEDAVRLADATEHGLAGSVWTRDVGRALRVSRAVRAGNLSVNSHSAVRYWTPFGGYKQSGLGRELGPDALAAFTETKNVFISTEA, translated from the coding sequence GTGATCCACGAGCACCGTGTACTGAACCCGGCGACCGAGGAACTCGTCGCCACCGTCCCCGCCACCTCCGCCGCGGAGGTGTCCACCGCCGTCGCCCGGGCCGCGGAGGCCCAGCGCACCTGGGCCGCACTCGCCCCCGCCGACCGCGCCCGGCTGCTGCGCCGTTTCGCCGTCCTCGTCGACGACCACGGGGAACGGCTGGCCCGGCTGGAGGTCACCGAAGCGGGACACACCCTGGGCAACGCCCGCTGGGAGGCGGCCAACGTCCGGGACCTCCTCGACTACGCGGCCGGGGGAGTGGAACGCCTGACCGGGCGCCAGATCCCGGTACCGGGCGGGATCGACATCACCTTCCTCGAACCGCTGGGCGTCGTCGGAGTGATCGCCCCGTGGAACTTCCCCATGCCGATCGCCGCCTGGGGCGTCGCCCCCGCCCTCGCCGCGGGCAACGCCGTCCTCCTGAAACCGGCCGAGACCACCCCGCTCACCGCCCAGTACCTTGCCCGGCTCGCCCTGGAGGCCGGCCTGCCCGAGCACCTCTTCCAGGTGCTGCCCGGCGCGGGCGACGTGACGGGCAGGGCCCTGGTCGAGCACCCGGGCGTGGCCAAGATCGTCTTCACCGGCTCCACCCGCGTCGGCAAGGAGATCATGGCCGGGTGCGCGGACCGGGTGAAGCGGCTGACCCTCGAACTCGGCGGCAAGAGCCCCAACATCGTCTTCGCCGACGCCGACATCGAGACCGCCGCGGCCACCGCGCCGATGTCCTTCCTGGACAACGCCGGCCAGGACTGCTGCGCCCGCACCCGCATCCTGGTCCAGCGGTCCGTGTACGACCGCTTCCTGGAGCTCCTCGTCCCCGCCGTCGCCTCGGTCGTCGTGGGGGACCCGTCGGACGAGAAGACCCAGATGGGGCCGCTGATCTCGCTGGCCCAGCTGGAGCGCGTCCGCGGATTCGTCCCGGACGGCGCCGACGGCATCCGGGGCAGCGCGCCCACCGGCCCCGGCTTCTGGTTCCCCCCGACCGTCCTGACCGGTGTCGCCCCCGACGCCCCCGTCGCCACGGAGGAGGTCTTCGGCCCCGTCGCCGTCGTCCTGCCCTTCGAGGACGAGGAGGACGCCGTCCGGCTGGCCGACGCCACCGAACACGGCCTGGCCGGCTCGGTCTGGACCCGCGACGTGGGCCGCGCCCTGCGGGTCTCCCGGGCGGTCCGCGCCGGGAACCTCTCGGTCAACTCCCACTCCGCCGTCCGCTACTGGACCCCGTTCGGCGGTTACAAACAGTCCGGGCTCGGCCGCGAACTGGGGCCCGACGCCCTCGCGGCCTTCACCGAAACCAAGAACGTCTTCATCAGCACGGAGGCCTGA
- a CDS encoding 3-oxoacyl-ACP reductase: protein MTTDSGNICRRLTGRTAVITGAGSGIGLATARRLASEGAHVVCGDIDEGAGRAAAEEAGGTFVRVDVTDPGQVEALFAAAHDTYGSVDIAFNNAGISPPEDDSILTTGLEAWKRVQDVNLTSVYLCCKAALPYMRRQGRGSIINTASFVARMGAATSQISYTASKGGVLALSRELGVQFAREGIRVNALCPGPVNTPLLQELFAKDPERAARRLVHIPLGRFAEATEIAAAVAFLASDDSSFVNATDFLVDGGISGAYVTPLD, encoded by the coding sequence ATGACCACCGACTCCGGGAACATCTGCCGCCGTCTGACCGGCCGCACCGCCGTCATCACCGGGGCGGGCAGCGGCATCGGACTCGCCACCGCCCGCCGGCTGGCGTCCGAAGGAGCCCACGTCGTCTGCGGTGACATCGACGAGGGCGCCGGCAGGGCCGCCGCCGAGGAGGCGGGCGGCACCTTCGTACGCGTCGACGTCACCGACCCCGGCCAGGTCGAGGCCCTCTTCGCGGCGGCGCACGACACCTACGGTTCCGTCGACATCGCCTTCAACAACGCCGGGATCTCCCCGCCCGAGGACGACTCCATCCTCACGACCGGGCTGGAGGCATGGAAGCGCGTCCAGGACGTCAACCTCACCTCCGTCTACCTCTGCTGCAAGGCTGCCCTCCCCTACATGCGCCGCCAGGGCCGCGGCTCGATCATCAACACCGCCTCCTTCGTCGCCCGGATGGGCGCCGCGACCTCCCAGATCTCGTACACCGCCTCCAAGGGCGGCGTCCTCGCCCTCTCCCGCGAACTCGGGGTGCAGTTCGCCCGCGAGGGGATCCGGGTCAACGCCCTGTGCCCCGGGCCGGTCAACACCCCCCTGCTCCAGGAGCTGTTCGCCAAGGACCCGGAGCGCGCCGCCCGCAGGCTCGTGCACATCCCTCTCGGCCGGTTCGCCGAGGCGACGGAGATCGCGGCCGCGGTCGCCTTCCTGGCGAGCGACGACTCCTCGTTCGTCAACGCCACCGACTTCCTCGTCGACGGCGGGATCTCGGGCGCCTACGTGACCCCGCTCGACTGA
- a CDS encoding amino acid deaminase/aldolase, with product MTARAADQSRYNRATAHLDAPVAVVDLEAFDANADDLVRRAGGKPIRVASKSVRCRALLERVLARPGFAGIMSFTLAESLWLARAGFDDVLLAYPSADRSAYAELAADPKLAAAVTVMVDDHAQLELIDAARAGGTEEIRVCLELDTSLRMLGGRVRIGALRSPLRSPAQLAELARSVERRPGFRLVGLMAYEGHVAGVGDSVAGRPFRSRAVRLMQAAARRELAVRRAEVVRAVRAVAPGLEFVNGGGTGSVQHTAAEAAVTEIAAGSGLYVPRLFDNYTSFTGRPAALFAQPVVRRPGVGVVTVLGGGYPASGAAGPDRLPVPYLPEGLRYDPQEGPGEVQTPLLGAPADDLLIGDKVWFRHAKAGELCERFDELRLIEGDRITATVPTYRGEGRTFL from the coding sequence ATGACTGCCCGCGCCGCTGACCAGAGCCGCTACAACAGGGCCACCGCCCATCTCGACGCCCCGGTGGCCGTCGTCGACCTGGAGGCGTTCGACGCCAACGCCGATGATCTGGTGCGCCGGGCGGGGGGCAAGCCGATCCGGGTGGCGAGCAAATCGGTGCGCTGCCGGGCCCTGCTGGAGCGGGTGCTCGCGCGTCCGGGCTTCGCCGGGATCATGTCGTTCACCCTCGCGGAGTCGCTGTGGCTGGCCCGCGCCGGATTCGACGACGTGCTGCTGGCCTACCCGTCGGCCGACCGGTCCGCGTACGCCGAGCTGGCGGCCGATCCGAAGCTTGCCGCCGCGGTGACCGTGATGGTGGACGACCACGCGCAGCTGGAGCTGATCGACGCGGCACGGGCCGGCGGCACCGAGGAGATCCGGGTCTGTCTGGAGCTGGACACCTCGCTGCGGATGCTCGGCGGCCGGGTCAGGATCGGCGCGCTGCGCTCCCCGCTCCGCTCCCCCGCGCAACTGGCCGAGCTGGCCCGCTCGGTGGAGCGCCGGCCCGGCTTCCGGCTGGTGGGGCTGATGGCGTACGAGGGGCATGTCGCCGGTGTGGGCGACTCGGTGGCCGGGCGGCCCTTCCGGTCCCGCGCGGTGCGGCTGATGCAGGCGGCGGCCCGCAGGGAGCTGGCGGTCCGGCGCGCGGAGGTCGTGCGGGCGGTCCGCGCGGTGGCGCCCGGTCTGGAGTTCGTCAACGGGGGCGGCACCGGCAGCGTGCAGCACACCGCCGCGGAGGCCGCGGTGACCGAGATCGCGGCGGGTTCCGGTCTCTACGTACCGAGGCTGTTCGACAACTACACGTCGTTCACCGGGCGTCCGGCGGCGCTGTTCGCCCAGCCCGTGGTGCGGCGTCCGGGCGTGGGCGTGGTGACCGTGCTCGGCGGGGGGTATCCGGCGTCCGGGGCGGCGGGTCCTGACCGGCTGCCGGTGCCGTATCTGCCCGAGGGGCTGCGCTACGACCCGCAGGAGGGCCCTGGCGAGGTGCAGACACCGCTGCTCGGCGCTCCGGCGGACGATCTGCTGATCGGTGACAAGGTGTGGTTCCGGCATGCCAAGGCCGGTGAGCTGTGCGAACGCTTCGACGAACTGCGGCTGATCGAGGGCGACCGGATCACCGCCACCGTCCCGACGTACCGGGGCGAGGGCCGCACCTTCCTGTAG
- the mycP gene encoding type VII secretion-associated serine protease mycosin, with protein sequence MTRPRRFRALAAVTTATAFTLLTAVPAHADAIRDQQWGLEALHTGGAWQTTKGKGITVAVLDTGVDDEHPDLAGQVLPGKDLIGFGAERGDRSWALHGTAMAGIIAGRGNGPGQGDGVLGVAPEAKILPVRVILESGDPSRSKARESRGTALADGIRWATDHGADVINLSLGDDSESAHPEPGEDAAVQYALGKGVAVVASAGNSGDKGDRASYPAAYPGVIAAAAVDRYGTHAAFSTRRWYATVSAPGVDIVVANPDGHYYMEWGTSAASAYVSGAVALVRAAHPGLSPAQIKTLLTDTAGNAPEGGRDDARGYGLVDPAAAIAAGAKPRPDDRGARAAEAGYGKQYFGSGPAPEKGDGKPAGWLAPSAGGLGAVLLALAVVLWRGRNNGGRSGGAPFPAGPYR encoded by the coding sequence ATGACCCGTCCCCGCCGGTTCAGGGCGCTCGCCGCCGTGACCACGGCCACGGCCTTCACGCTGCTGACCGCCGTTCCCGCACACGCGGACGCCATCCGTGACCAGCAGTGGGGACTGGAGGCCCTCCACACCGGCGGTGCCTGGCAGACCACGAAGGGCAAGGGCATCACCGTCGCGGTCCTGGACACCGGTGTGGACGACGAACACCCCGACCTCGCCGGCCAGGTGCTCCCGGGCAAGGACCTCATCGGCTTCGGCGCCGAACGCGGCGACCGTTCCTGGGCCCTGCACGGCACCGCGATGGCCGGCATCATCGCCGGCCGCGGCAACGGCCCCGGACAGGGCGACGGCGTGCTCGGCGTCGCCCCGGAAGCGAAGATCCTGCCCGTCCGGGTCATCCTCGAATCCGGTGACCCGTCGCGCTCCAAGGCCCGTGAGTCACGCGGGACGGCGCTGGCCGACGGCATCCGCTGGGCGACCGACCACGGCGCCGACGTCATCAACCTCTCCCTGGGCGACGACAGCGAGTCCGCCCACCCGGAGCCGGGCGAGGACGCCGCCGTGCAGTACGCACTCGGCAAGGGCGTCGCCGTCGTCGCCTCGGCCGGCAACAGCGGGGACAAGGGGGACCGGGCCTCCTACCCCGCGGCCTACCCCGGTGTGATCGCAGCCGCGGCCGTCGACAGGTACGGCACCCACGCGGCCTTCTCCACCCGGCGCTGGTACGCCACGGTCAGCGCGCCCGGGGTCGACATCGTCGTCGCCAATCCCGACGGGCACTACTACATGGAGTGGGGAACCTCCGCGGCGTCGGCCTACGTCTCCGGGGCCGTCGCCCTCGTACGCGCCGCGCACCCGGGTCTCTCGCCCGCGCAGATCAAGACCCTGCTCACGGACACCGCCGGCAACGCCCCCGAGGGCGGCCGTGACGACGCCAGGGGCTACGGACTGGTCGACCCCGCCGCCGCCATCGCGGCAGGGGCGAAACCGCGCCCCGACGACCGGGGCGCGCGTGCCGCCGAAGCGGGCTACGGCAAGCAGTACTTCGGCTCCGGCCCCGCCCCGGAGAAGGGGGACGGGAAGCCCGCCGGATGGCTGGCCCCCTCTGCGGGCGGCCTCGGAGCCGTACTCCTCGCCCTGGCCGTCGTCCTGTGGCGCGGGAGGAACAACGGCGGGCGGTCCGGCGGCGCCCCGTTCCCCGCGGGCCCCTACCGCTGA